From the genome of Nocardia sp. NBC_01503, one region includes:
- a CDS encoding SulP family inorganic anion transporter, whose amino-acid sequence MASTTHRPTDTSVLAALRSPKRLRIETLAGLVVALALIPEAISFSIIAGVDPRVGLFASFTMAVTIAIAGGRPAMISAATGAVALVIAPLVREHGLNYLVATVILAGVLQIVLSVAGVAKLMRFIPRSVMVGFVNALAILIFLAQVPHLFGVPWLVYPMVAIGLAVMVLLPKLTTAVPAPLVAIVALTAVTMMFALNVPNVGDEGELPSSLPALLIPDVPLNLGTLQIIAPYALAMALVGLLESLMTAKLVDDITDTHSDKTREGWGQGIANIVTGFFGGMGGCAMIGQTMINVKVSGARTRISTFLAGVFLLILVVGLGGLVARIPMAALVAVMIMVSAGTLDWHSIAPKTLRRMPIAETTVMLVTVAVTVATHNLAYGVIAGVLTAMVAFAHRVAHFTEVDKVSESDADHDGEIDTRVYKVRGELFFASSNDLVYQFDYASDPANVIIDMSEAHIWDASTVATLDAITTKYAAKGKNVEIIGLNAASEARRERLSGHLAAH is encoded by the coding sequence ATGGCGTCGACAACGCACCGACCCACCGACACCTCGGTGCTGGCCGCGCTGCGCAGCCCGAAACGGCTGCGGATCGAAACCCTCGCGGGTCTGGTCGTCGCGCTGGCGCTGATCCCGGAGGCGATCTCGTTCTCGATCATCGCCGGGGTGGATCCGCGAGTCGGGTTGTTCGCCTCGTTCACCATGGCGGTGACCATCGCCATCGCCGGCGGCCGTCCGGCGATGATCTCCGCGGCGACCGGTGCGGTGGCGCTGGTGATCGCGCCGCTGGTGCGCGAGCACGGGCTGAACTATCTGGTGGCCACGGTGATTCTGGCCGGGGTACTGCAGATCGTGTTGAGCGTGGCGGGGGTGGCCAAGCTGATGCGGTTCATTCCGCGCAGTGTCATGGTCGGATTCGTCAACGCCCTGGCGATCCTGATCTTCCTGGCGCAGGTGCCGCATCTGTTCGGGGTGCCGTGGCTGGTGTACCCCATGGTGGCGATCGGCCTGGCCGTGATGGTGCTGCTGCCCAAGCTGACCACCGCTGTGCCCGCACCCCTGGTCGCGATCGTGGCGCTCACCGCGGTCACCATGATGTTCGCCCTGAATGTGCCCAATGTCGGTGACGAGGGCGAACTTCCGTCCAGCCTGCCCGCGCTGCTGATTCCGGACGTGCCGCTGAATCTGGGGACGCTGCAGATCATCGCGCCCTACGCGCTGGCGATGGCGCTCGTCGGACTGTTGGAATCGCTGATGACCGCGAAGCTGGTCGACGACATCACCGACACCCACTCCGATAAGACCCGTGAGGGTTGGGGGCAGGGCATCGCCAATATCGTGACCGGATTCTTCGGCGGGATGGGCGGTTGCGCCATGATCGGCCAGACCATGATCAACGTGAAGGTCTCCGGAGCTCGCACCCGCATCTCCACCTTCTTGGCCGGTGTGTTCCTGCTGATCCTGGTGGTCGGCCTGGGCGGGCTGGTCGCGCGCATCCCGATGGCCGCACTGGTCGCGGTGATGATCATGGTGTCGGCAGGCACCCTGGACTGGCATTCGATCGCGCCGAAAACCCTGCGGCGCATGCCGATCGCCGAGACCACGGTCATGCTGGTGACGGTCGCGGTCACCGTCGCCACGCACAACCTCGCCTACGGCGTCATCGCCGGGGTGCTCACCGCCATGGTCGCCTTCGCGCACCGGGTCGCGCACTTCACCGAGGTCGACAAGGTGTCCGAGTCCGACGCCGATCACGACGGCGAGATCGACACCCGGGTGTACAAGGTCCGGGGTGAACTGTTCTTCGCCTCCAGCAATGACCTGGTCTATCAGTTCGACTATGCGAGCGATCCCGCCAACGTGATCATCGATATGTCCGAGGCGCACATCTGGGACGCCTCCACCGTGGCCACGCTCGACGCCATCACCACCAAATACGCCGCCAAGGGCAAGAACGTGGAGATCATCGGCCTCAACGCGGCGTCCGAAGCCCGCCGCGAACGCCTCTCCGGTCACCTGGCCGCGCACTGA